A region of the Salvia splendens isolate huo1 chromosome 11, SspV2, whole genome shotgun sequence genome:
TACTTAACCATAGTGAATCTAAATGTGAATCACTATTCTTTCTAGCCAGGAACTAGATGGTTGAAGCAGCAAGCATCAGGAAGTGAGACTATTCAAGAAATTGAACTGGTGGATGGCCGAGGTCACCCTGGACAAAGTTGGCTTGTAAAATTTAACAACATCAATTCAGCGGAAGAGGTGTGCTCATATTCACTTTTCTCGTGAGTTTGATTGTACATTTGTTCAGAAAATACAAGATTTGCGATTCTTAACATTTGGTTTTTTTGCTCAGGCACGAAAACTAGTTGGGTCAACCATATTGGTGAGACATGATGATAAACCTGATCTAGAAGAAGGAGAGTTCTACACTCATGATCTCATTGGCATGAAAGTTATTCTTAAGGTTCATAGTTTTACCAGATCTTTGTGCTAAAATCTTTCGAAGATGGCTGGGAAGAGTGATTTCACTTCCCTTGCTTACATTTTTCTTTGTTAAATCATTATTTAAACTTGATTCTACAGGAATCAGGGGAACCAATTGGAACTGTTGTTAATATATTCAACAGCGGAGCAAGCGACCTTTTGCATGTCCAGCTGAGTTCATCTAGAAAGATTCTAGACCAGACAGAAAAAACTGGGGAAGGTGATTCTGGCCCATTAGTTTGGGTTCCATTTGTTAAAGAAACTGTCCCAACTGTCGATGTGGAAAAAAGAGAAATGCTTATTACACCACCTAAGGGGCTCCTGGAATTAAATATTCGCTCCGATATGAGGAGCAAGAAAGAAAGGCGTGAGCTGGTGAGATGTAGTACTATTTTTCTGCCTTTTCTTGTCTTAGTCCATAAACTCTACAGAATTTGCTTGCTACTTGGTTTCCTCTGTCTTAAATCACTTGATAACATTTCCCGCTACATCAGGAatggaaagagagaaaaaaattccAAAGACGCTTGATAGCAGCCAAAAAGAAACTATGTGAAATGGAACAGCAACACGTGTTTCATGGTTTTAGATATGGAGAAAAGGACCAGAGGAGCTCACTTGCAAATGAAATAGTAACTGTAAATTCAAAATTGCTACGACAGGCTCTGGAAAATATTGGAATCCTGTCAACAAGGTACAGCTCCTCTCATTATGTAGCTTTATATGATGAGTCTTCTCAATATGAACGGGCTTTGCTCACACCCTCTGGAAATATCTGTATGGATGATTTGCTTGCTTGAGCCTATATGTAGTTATGTACAAGTATTCAATGATTGCTGATTCATTTTGGAACAGAAAATACTACTAAGACACAATTTCTGTGTTTCTGTCTTTTGCCTTGCTTAGACGTTGAGTGCACAGACTTATTGTCTTGTTTACCATGTATTTTGAATCAATCTTCTGCTCATAAGTGATATCTATGCATCCCTTCTTCATCTTGGATCAGGCTGGATTTACACCAAATTTTGGCCGCGGTGCCAAGATTAAACAGACTGAAGGTACCTGATAATCCTAGTTCAAACGGTACAGGAGTACTGCCTGATCCATATTGCACACTACAAAGAGCGGGATGTGAAATGATTTCTAATGGGAAAGTTGCAATAGTTTTGATATTGGAGGACATTGAGGGGACTGAAGGGACTTCCAACAACAATCTTGTTGATTCTGAGGGAAATGAAAGTGCGAATCCACTTTTAAAAGCATTGCTAGATGATAACTCAAGATTTCCTAAGGTATTGTTGAGGCATACCGATTTAAAGAGAATCTCAGAGAACATTATTATGAGTCATGACAAATCCTTCACATTATTTTTGtctacttttaattttttttgtatttttagttgTTGGTGTTTCTGGCAAAATTGATTCAGCTGAAGATAATTAGAGACTAACCATGTTTTGCCTGAGTTGATGTTTAGACATTCATGAATAATTGAATCAGTGTACTGCCACAGAGATGAATGTGATCTGCTGAAAGCACCCCAATATAGTTGCCTTTGATGCAACTGATTGCTATATCATCTAAATTACTGGCTTTCCGATTGCAGATCGAAGACCGCTCAGCTGTGCCTCTGCTATTGGTGGGTTCTACTGGTTCAATCAGTTCTTGCCAAGAGTTTTTTTCAGACCATGACTACTTTGCATTTGACCCCCAGAAGGTTAGTTCTGTCAATACCTTTTACAATCACTTACATGCATCTGAGGAGAAGCGATACATTTTTTGTGATGTGTCTTATGAGCATGCGTTTTTTCGCTGATGCATTTCGATCTCCCAACAGGTCTGGTTTTTGGAAGA
Encoded here:
- the LOC121755897 gene encoding uncharacterized protein LOC121755897 gives rise to the protein MKSTSVICSSNSFSRSIDLFDAHQFTYFRRKKSNSSPNFAFTRKLPPLSLHISPPSDFICRSTDALELVQTSSSSSEFVETGYIFGVHGFQGEVRVKANTDFPELRFSKPGTRWLKQQASGSETIQEIELVDGRGHPGQSWLVKFNNINSAEEARKLVGSTILVRHDDKPDLEEGEFYTHDLIGMKVILKESGEPIGTVVNIFNSGASDLLHVQLSSSRKILDQTEKTGEGDSGPLVWVPFVKETVPTVDVEKREMLITPPKGLLELNIRSDMRSKKERRELEWKERKKFQRRLIAAKKKLCEMEQQHVFHGFRYGEKDQRSSLANEIVTVNSKLLRQALENIGILSTRLDLHQILAAVPRLNRLKVPDNPSSNGTGVLPDPYCTLQRAGCEMISNGKVAIVLILEDIEGTEGTSNNNLVDSEGNESANPLLKALLDDNSRFPKIEDRSAVPLLLVGSTGSISSCQEFFSDHDYFAFDPQKVWFLEEEKLPLVSSSVAEEGKHKILMKSPWEFLQKPIGSAGVISLLSSQDSLLDELGELGVEYVQVRKINQEHESNHALAGLVDSCKAKVGLRVFKDMTSEENLDVMLSMGFLRKLVKQVNKLQFEGVESSNSYVEKVEKDWVDVAPTAPNSYEFRSSIYWCLDAATKNKICVLYPS